A genomic segment from Nitratiruptor sp. YY08-10 encodes:
- a CDS encoding chemotaxis protein CheB, whose product MKIVALGASAGGYEALQEFIKNLDEAYSKDIAFVITQHLDPTHPTLLKDLLSRYTTLPIKMIYDHQKIEPGVIYICPPNNNLTVNEQQEFILTPPGEKGFPKPSINLFLKSLAKHFDGDIVAIVLSGTGSDGAEGIMAVKNAGGITIAQDPKEAKYSSMPQAAIQTGCVDLVLPVKDIAKNLLKILNIPHTIEKETEKSSLETIFDMLQEKFNVDFTDYKIGTIHRRIERRMAVNNVNSLQEYIEILRNNPQELKLLFKDLIIIVTSFFRDKEFWNILEKHIINQMSESQDNDYRVWVPGCATGEEAYSIAMLLDKITHQMKLHKKITIFATDISEEAIRKARIGIFSKDEVENIDDFYLSNYFRKIDNNKYEIIKEIREKIIFSVHDLIKDPPFLNLDLISCRNLLIYFNSTLQNRIINIFHHSLKENGILFLGKSEAISSLHERFIVLDAKARIFKKDPTYKQTDLSALTYYPKRYRNKIVLTSHQNGQKQESTITKEDVLLKSVVQALLKSIFKNIVIINRNNNIIYIGGNANKYLQFPKGNFSNDILTLINNELKFDIRYLISKVRSESISINKRIRYKESENKVKVQYINIMAIPISNQYCRDCIALIFIESSDEVAIDKDIKIDNKDLQQYINDLETELMLTKEQLQTTIEELETSNEELQSANEELQSANEELQSTNEELETSNEELQSTNEELRTVNEELEIKTQQLREKTNDLENIFRILDFGAVIVDKDLKIKNFTHKANYIFNLSYANLHELITTVGTKVDIGNIRPILEQVIETKKEYGFEVKDKNKIFHIKIVPYIDKNSIHKECKGAIIAIYDVTEYRKKEEMLQNYQKKLLIEQEKLKTIIDESQNIILLANRSRIFLANKKFFTFLGIESLEQLKEKKVYELFEEDSPLFQKVEKKGWMDYLKQHPEEAHEVYLKDKDGNKRIFLAKVSQTSIDKKRIVTLTDVTEMKRKDLLLIQQSKLAAMGEMVANIAHQWRQPLNLLSLLITDLHIEFNNNHLTQDKFEEFYEKSNEIIQNMSKTIDDFRNFFSTNKIKLRFKLKELIEDTKKIVLPSLEQNHIALKENIKDIELIGYKSELMQVLINIINNAKDAIKERKIQNGKIIIYNKNEKEYIFLYVQDNGGGIKPEILDKVFEPYFTTKFKSNGTGLGLYMSKMIMEAMKGDISLENEGDGVKVTLKIPKEVQ is encoded by the coding sequence ATGAAAATAGTGGCTTTAGGAGCAAGTGCTGGAGGATATGAGGCACTGCAAGAGTTTATCAAAAATTTAGATGAAGCATACAGCAAAGATATTGCTTTTGTTATAACACAACATCTTGATCCAACCCATCCGACCCTTTTAAAAGATTTGTTATCAAGGTATACTACTTTACCCATCAAAATGATTTATGATCACCAAAAAATTGAACCCGGAGTCATTTATATCTGTCCGCCAAATAACAATTTAACAGTCAATGAACAACAAGAGTTTATTTTGACACCTCCTGGAGAAAAGGGGTTTCCAAAACCCTCTATCAATCTTTTTTTAAAATCGCTTGCAAAGCATTTTGACGGGGATATCGTTGCAATTGTTCTATCAGGTACGGGGAGTGACGGTGCAGAAGGTATAATGGCTGTTAAAAATGCGGGTGGCATTACTATTGCGCAAGATCCAAAAGAGGCAAAATACTCTTCCATGCCACAAGCTGCTATTCAGACTGGATGTGTCGATTTGGTGCTTCCGGTTAAAGATATTGCCAAGAATCTCTTAAAAATTCTAAATATTCCTCATACCATCGAAAAGGAAACAGAAAAGAGTAGTCTAGAGACCATTTTTGATATGTTGCAAGAGAAATTTAATGTTGATTTTACTGACTATAAGATTGGAACGATTCATCGAAGAATCGAAAGGAGAATGGCTGTAAATAATGTCAATTCACTCCAAGAATATATTGAGATTTTACGAAATAATCCCCAAGAACTAAAGCTTTTGTTTAAGGATTTGATTATTATTGTAACCTCTTTTTTTCGGGATAAAGAGTTTTGGAATATACTTGAAAAGCACATTATAAACCAGATGAGTGAAAGTCAAGATAATGATTATAGAGTATGGGTGCCAGGATGTGCTACAGGAGAGGAGGCTTACTCTATTGCAATGCTATTAGATAAGATTACTCATCAGATGAAGCTACATAAAAAAATAACCATATTTGCAACCGATATTAGTGAAGAAGCCATTAGAAAAGCAAGAATTGGAATATTTTCCAAAGATGAAGTGGAAAATATTGATGATTTTTATCTTTCTAACTATTTTAGAAAAATAGATAACAATAAGTATGAGATTATCAAAGAGATTCGGGAAAAGATTATATTTTCTGTTCATGATCTCATAAAAGATCCACCATTTTTAAATCTTGATCTTATAAGTTGTAGAAATTTGCTTATCTATTTTAACTCCACACTACAAAATAGAATTATCAATATTTTTCACCATTCACTTAAAGAAAATGGAATTTTATTTTTGGGCAAAAGTGAAGCTATTTCAAGCTTGCATGAGAGGTTTATTGTTTTGGATGCAAAAGCAAGGATCTTTAAAAAAGATCCAACCTACAAACAAACCGATTTAAGTGCTTTAACCTACTATCCAAAGCGGTATAGAAACAAAATTGTATTAACTTCCCATCAAAATGGACAGAAACAAGAAAGTACCATTACGAAAGAGGATGTGCTTCTAAAAAGTGTTGTACAGGCACTTTTGAAAAGCATTTTTAAAAATATTGTTATTATCAACAGAAATAACAATATTATCTATATTGGTGGGAATGCAAATAAGTATCTTCAATTTCCAAAAGGGAACTTTAGTAATGATATTTTAACGCTGATCAATAATGAGCTAAAGTTTGATATACGCTATTTAATCTCAAAAGTAAGAAGCGAATCAATTTCAATTAATAAAAGAATTCGTTATAAAGAGAGTGAAAATAAAGTAAAAGTCCAGTATATCAACATAATGGCAATTCCAATTAGTAACCAGTATTGCCGAGACTGTATTGCACTTATTTTTATAGAAAGTTCTGATGAAGTTGCTATTGATAAAGATATTAAAATAGATAATAAGGATTTGCAGCAGTATATAAACGATCTTGAAACAGAGTTGATGCTAACGAAAGAGCAGTTACAAACTACGATTGAAGAGCTTGAAACCTCAAATGAGGAACTTCAATCAGCCAATGAGGAGTTGCAATCAGCCAATGAAGAACTCCAATCTACCAATGAAGAGTTGGAGACTTCCAACGAAGAGCTTCAATCAACCAATGAAGAATTGCGGACAGTCAATGAAGAGTTGGAGATTAAAACCCAGCAATTACGAGAAAAAACTAATGATTTGGAAAATATATTTAGAATATTGGATTTTGGGGCGGTAATTGTTGACAAAGATTTAAAAATTAAAAATTTTACGCACAAAGCCAACTATATTTTCAATCTTTCTTATGCAAATCTTCATGAGTTAATTACAACTGTAGGAACAAAGGTGGACATAGGCAATATTCGTCCAATTTTGGAGCAGGTTATCGAGACAAAAAAAGAGTACGGTTTTGAAGTCAAAGACAAAAATAAAATTTTTCATATTAAAATCGTTCCCTATATTGATAAAAATTCTATCCATAAAGAGTGCAAAGGTGCTATTATTGCAATTTATGATGTAACAGAGTATCGAAAAAAAGAGGAGATGCTTCAAAATTATCAAAAGAAATTGTTGATAGAACAAGAAAAACTTAAAACTATTATTGATGAGTCGCAAAATATTATTTTACTTGCTAATAGATCTCGTATATTTTTGGCAAACAAGAAATTTTTTACCTTTTTAGGTATTGAGAGTTTAGAACAGCTCAAAGAGAAAAAAGTTTATGAACTTTTTGAAGAGGATTCTCCTCTTTTTCAAAAAGTTGAAAAAAAGGGATGGATGGATTATCTCAAACAGCATCCAGAAGAGGCGCATGAAGTCTATTTGAAAGATAAAGATGGAAATAAAAGGATATTTCTGGCAAAAGTGAGTCAAACCTCAATCGATAAAAAGCGTATCGTAACACTTACAGATGTAACAGAGATGAAACGAAAGGATCTATTACTTATCCAACAATCCAAATTAGCGGCTATGGGGGAGATGGTAGCCAATATTGCCCATCAATGGAGACAGCCCCTCAATCTTTTAAGTCTACTTATTACCGATTTACATATAGAGTTTAATAATAATCATTTAACACAAGACAAATTTGAAGAGTTTTATGAAAAAAGTAATGAAATTATTCAAAATATGTCTAAAACGATTGATGATTTTAGAAATTTCTTTTCTACTAACAAAATAAAGTTAAGATTCAAACTAAAGGAGCTTATTGAAGATACAAAAAAGATTGTTTTGCCATCTTTGGAGCAAAACCATATTGCTTTAAAAGAGAATATCAAAGATATAGAGCTTATTGGTTATAAGAGTGAATTGATGCAGGTTTTGATCAATATTATTAATAATGCTAAAGATGCTATTAAAGAGCGAAAAATTCAAAATGGAAAAATTATTATTTATAACAAAAATGAAAAAGAGTACATCTTTTTATATGTGCAAGATAATGGAGGCGGTATAAAGCCAGAGATTTTGGACAAAGTATTCGAACCATACTTTACAACAAAATTTAAATCGAATGGAACAGGGTTGGGACTATATATGTCCAAAATGATTATGGAGGCAATGAAAGGGGATATCAGTTTAGAAAATGAGGGTGATGGTGTCAAAGTAACTCTTAAAATTCCAAAGGAAGTGCAATGA
- a CDS encoding EAL domain-containing protein: MKFDQNEITKLKELNVLYVEDEKETSRFVKNIFSNYFNKVLVAQDGEDGYNKYKRFKPDIIISDIVMPKMDGLQMSTKIREKDLEQIIVFFTAYSDTEYLLESIKLGINGYILKPFVLEQFLTTILNVTRVLFYKREKEYYQKRLEFMAKYDPLTNLYQRNFFIEFLEKFLKRSNRTKELMAILFLDVDDFKDINDTFGHDIGDCVLKAIANRLSNVSRQEDIVSRISGDEFAIIFWGLKSREVIYSLLDRLQKEMRKPINCNGKMINVSISIGVTFYPQHRAIGANELLKQADIAMYYIKKKKKGEFFIFDPDNSNFAKSIKECDQIVVEIERAFINREFVLYYQPKVCLKERQLKGYEVLIRWNHPNKGILKPSYFLPYIENNESLMKQLSHYVLEQVAKDIVDFMPYDAQSDFSVNMTVYDIESEVFLDFFQDILKKYNISASKFVFEIVETSALKDLLRAKKLFEELKELGSKIAIDDFGTGYASLTYMQNFDVDFIKIDISFVLHMLEDRKSYEIIKAAIALAKIFGYKIVAEGVENEVVLQELEKLGCDCMQGFYIAPPMPKEKILEKLAKNQLLFSNKKE; the protein is encoded by the coding sequence ATGAAATTTGATCAAAATGAGATAACCAAATTAAAAGAATTGAATGTTTTGTATGTGGAAGATGAAAAAGAGACAAGCAGATTTGTAAAAAATATATTTTCAAACTATTTTAACAAGGTTTTGGTTGCTCAAGATGGAGAGGACGGATATAACAAATATAAACGTTTTAAACCAGATATTATCATAAGTGATATTGTGATGCCAAAAATGGATGGTTTGCAGATGAGCACAAAAATACGAGAAAAAGATTTGGAGCAGATCATTGTCTTTTTCACCGCCTATAGTGATACAGAGTATCTGCTTGAGTCGATTAAATTAGGAATTAATGGATATATTCTTAAACCTTTTGTCCTAGAACAGTTTTTGACAACAATTTTAAATGTTACTAGAGTTTTGTTTTATAAAAGAGAAAAGGAGTATTATCAAAAAAGATTGGAATTTATGGCAAAATATGATCCTTTGACCAATCTCTATCAACGAAACTTCTTTATCGAATTTTTGGAAAAATTTTTAAAGCGAAGTAACAGAACAAAAGAGCTAATGGCAATACTTTTTTTGGATGTAGATGATTTTAAAGATATAAACGATACATTTGGTCATGATATTGGTGATTGTGTTTTAAAAGCAATAGCGAATAGACTATCAAATGTAAGTAGACAAGAAGATATCGTTTCTCGAATCTCTGGAGATGAGTTTGCGATAATTTTTTGGGGTCTTAAGAGCAGGGAGGTAATATATTCACTTTTGGATAGATTGCAAAAAGAGATGCGAAAGCCAATAAACTGCAATGGTAAAATGATTAACGTTAGTATTAGTATAGGAGTGACATTCTATCCGCAACATAGAGCAATTGGAGCAAATGAGCTTTTAAAGCAAGCTGATATTGCAATGTATTATATTAAAAAGAAGAAAAAGGGTGAGTTTTTTATTTTTGATCCAGATAATAGTAATTTTGCAAAATCAATAAAAGAGTGTGATCAAATAGTTGTTGAAATTGAAAGAGCTTTTATAAATCGTGAATTTGTTTTATATTATCAGCCAAAAGTATGTTTAAAAGAGAGGCAACTCAAAGGATATGAAGTATTAATTCGATGGAATCATCCAAACAAAGGGATTTTAAAACCATCATATTTTTTACCTTATATAGAAAATAATGAATCACTGATGAAACAGTTAAGCCATTATGTTCTTGAACAGGTTGCGAAAGATATTGTAGATTTTATGCCATATGATGCACAGAGCGATTTTAGTGTTAATATGACAGTTTATGATATTGAGAGTGAAGTTTTTTTAGATTTTTTTCAAGATATTTTAAAAAAGTATAATATATCTGCTTCGAAATTTGTCTTTGAAATTGTAGAAACTTCAGCACTCAAAGATCTTCTTCGGGCAAAAAAGTTGTTTGAAGAACTAAAAGAGTTAGGAAGTAAAATTGCAATCGATGATTTTGGAACAGGATATGCTTCTTTGACTTATATGCAAAATTTTGATGTTGATTTTATAAAAATCGATATCAGTTTTGTCTTGCATATGTTGGAAGATAGGAAAAGTTATGAGATTATAAAAGCTGCTATCGCACTAGCCAAGATTTTTGGTTATAAAATTGTTGCAGAGGGTGTAGAAAATGAAGTAGTGTTACAAGAGCTTGAAAAACTTGGATGTGATTGTATGCAAGGATTTTATATTGCGCCACCAATGCCCAAAGAGAAGATTTTAGAAAAACTTGCAAAAAATCAACTGCTGTTTTCTAACAAGAAGGAGTAA
- the metK gene encoding methionine adenosyltransferase, translating into MYLFTCESVSPGHPDKCADIIADTIVDALLEIDPNARLATEVFIAGTHVVIGGEYKIHQELSKEFFIQKAMEALEYIGYPEAGFTKEETLYPKDLNYHIFVNRQSPDISQGVDKPEELGAGDQGIMIGYATSERGDFMPYATMMARELRDILYHNAKLNPDKYGIDIKTEVVLDYGNKANFEANRPQRVDKIIVAQSHVRDFDQKSLQNQIRELIEQKCSFNDFIDEKTEFIINGTGKFVIHGPIADSGLTGRKIVVDNYGPYVPIGGGAQSSKDYTKVDRSAHYAARWIAKHIVASGLAKKAQVALSYVIGRAKPLQVTVDTFGTGKLDDEKLSALIADRYELSPYWIMQKFSLHKPQGFSYKETAAKGQVGYENYPWEQLDEIEWFRSL; encoded by the coding sequence ATGTATCTTTTTACATGCGAATCGGTAAGTCCCGGTCATCCGGACAAATGTGCCGATATTATAGCTGATACCATTGTCGATGCGCTGCTGGAAATCGATCCCAATGCAAGGTTGGCTACTGAGGTTTTTATTGCTGGTACGCATGTTGTCATTGGTGGGGAGTATAAAATTCATCAGGAGTTATCGAAAGAGTTTTTTATCCAAAAAGCGATGGAGGCTTTGGAATATATCGGCTATCCAGAAGCCGGATTTACCAAGGAAGAGACTCTCTATCCAAAAGACTTGAATTACCATATTTTTGTCAATCGCCAATCTCCTGATATCAGCCAGGGTGTTGACAAGCCCGAAGAGCTTGGTGCCGGGGATCAAGGGATCATGATAGGATATGCCACCAGTGAAAGAGGGGATTTCATGCCTTATGCCACTATGATGGCAAGGGAATTGAGAGATATTTTATACCATAATGCAAAACTCAATCCTGACAAATATGGCATTGATATCAAAACGGAAGTAGTTTTAGATTATGGTAACAAGGCCAATTTCGAAGCGAACAGACCCCAAAGAGTGGATAAGATTATCGTCGCCCAGTCGCATGTAAGAGATTTTGATCAAAAGAGTTTGCAAAACCAGATTCGAGAACTTATTGAGCAAAAATGCAGTTTCAACGATTTTATCGATGAGAAGACGGAGTTTATTATCAATGGAACAGGGAAATTTGTCATCCATGGTCCCATTGCGGATTCAGGTCTTACTGGAAGAAAGATTGTAGTTGACAATTATGGCCCTTATGTGCCGATCGGTGGAGGGGCCCAAAGCAGTAAAGACTACACCAAAGTGGACAGAAGTGCTCACTATGCCGCCAGGTGGATCGCAAAACATATTGTAGCCTCTGGATTGGCAAAAAAAGCGCAGGTTGCCCTTTCATATGTGATCGGTAGAGCCAAACCGCTTCAGGTGACAGTGGATACATTCGGCACTGGAAAACTCGATGACGAAAAGCTTTCAGCTCTTATAGCGGATCGCTATGAGCTGAGTCCGTACTGGATTATGCAGAAGTTTTCGCTCCATAAACCGCAAGGATTTTCCTACAAAGAGACTGCCGCCAAAGGGCAGGTAGGATATGAAAACTATCCCTGGGAACAGCTAGATGAGATAGAGTGGTTCCGATCACTCTAG
- a CDS encoding isochorismatase family protein, translated as MRLKITQNDALIVVDMQKDFMPGGALPVQNADTIIPVINTYIEFFQKAQRPIFFTRDWHPKDHLSFKEYGGIWPPHCVQESEGAEFAEGLQLPQENYFIISKGTSKEFDAYSGFQGTILHDLLQERGVKRTFICGVATDFCVKNSALGALHLGFFTIILEDGIKEVFESTQTLQMLQDKGAILCKKEDLE; from the coding sequence ATGCGTTTGAAAATCACCCAAAATGACGCCTTGATCGTAGTGGATATGCAAAAAGATTTTATGCCAGGAGGTGCGCTTCCTGTACAAAATGCAGATACTATCATACCTGTTATCAATACCTATATAGAGTTTTTCCAAAAAGCGCAAAGACCCATCTTTTTTACACGAGATTGGCATCCAAAAGATCATCTCTCATTTAAAGAGTATGGTGGTATCTGGCCACCCCACTGTGTTCAAGAGAGTGAAGGAGCAGAGTTCGCAGAAGGTTTACAGCTGCCTCAAGAGAACTACTTTATCATCTCAAAAGGCACATCAAAAGAGTTTGACGCCTATTCCGGCTTTCAAGGAACGATCTTACACGATCTATTACAAGAAAGAGGTGTTAAGCGAACATTCATCTGTGGTGTTGCAACGGATTTTTGCGTCAAAAACAGCGCTTTGGGAGCATTGCATCTTGGGTTTTTTACCATTATTTTGGAAGATGGAATCAAAGAGGTATTTGAAAGCACCCAGACCTTGCAGATGCTGCAAGACAAAGGTGCCATACTTTGCAAAAAAGAGGATCTAGAGTGA
- a CDS encoding nicotinate phosphoribosyltransferase: protein MQFGFVDAKNFPMLTDLYELTMAQVYFEKGMNKEAIFEFFIRPTKKRPYFVMAGLEQLLYFLQYCRFSDSSIEYLRGSKKFSESFLEYLKHFRFSGDVWAVSEGEIVFANEPLVTIKANLIEAQIIETFLINTLQYSILIATKAARCKSVAQNTKLVDFGLRRAHGMDAGLKAARSSYIAGFLGTSNVLAGKIYDIPIFGTMAHSFILAHESELQAFKDFIQSYPDNAILLIDTYDSIRGIKYAIEAVQEMGLKHFKGIRLDSGDLEILSKKARKLLDEAGFKDAIILASGGINEYTIDALLQRQSPIDAWGVGTELVVSADVPYLDCAYKMVEYAGKPKMKLSSHKKTLPGQKQIFRRYDGNLFKEDIVDTFDSAYQESESLVQKWMEKGKLCRAYPKLPQIREYFEKSFQMIPTNLKDIYNENPYIPKIGIKLEKKAQTLQQYLKKGNV, encoded by the coding sequence ATGCAGTTTGGTTTTGTGGATGCAAAAAACTTTCCCATGCTAACGGATCTGTATGAATTGACAATGGCACAGGTCTATTTTGAAAAAGGTATGAATAAAGAGGCAATATTTGAATTTTTTATCAGACCCACAAAAAAACGTCCCTATTTTGTAATGGCTGGTCTTGAGCAGCTTCTCTATTTTTTGCAATATTGCAGATTTAGCGACTCTTCTATCGAATATCTCAGAGGAAGTAAGAAATTTAGCGAAAGTTTTTTAGAGTATCTTAAACATTTTCGATTTTCTGGCGATGTATGGGCTGTGAGTGAAGGAGAGATCGTTTTTGCCAATGAACCGCTGGTAACAATAAAAGCCAATTTGATCGAAGCGCAGATTATCGAAACCTTTTTAATCAATACCTTACAATACTCCATACTCATTGCCACAAAAGCGGCTCGATGCAAAAGCGTTGCACAAAATACGAAACTGGTCGATTTCGGTCTTCGAAGGGCACATGGTATGGATGCCGGTTTAAAAGCGGCAAGAAGTTCTTATATTGCGGGATTTCTTGGCACATCCAATGTTTTGGCTGGAAAAATCTATGATATACCTATTTTTGGAACGATGGCCCACTCCTTTATACTGGCTCATGAGAGTGAACTGCAAGCATTTAAAGACTTTATCCAAAGCTATCCAGACAATGCGATACTGCTTATAGATACATACGATTCCATACGAGGGATAAAATATGCCATCGAAGCTGTTCAGGAGATGGGGCTGAAGCATTTCAAAGGTATCCGGCTTGATAGCGGGGATCTTGAAATACTTTCGAAAAAGGCACGAAAGCTACTGGATGAGGCAGGTTTTAAAGATGCGATCATCTTAGCAAGTGGAGGAATCAATGAGTATACAATCGACGCTCTTTTGCAACGCCAATCTCCTATCGATGCATGGGGAGTAGGAACGGAACTGGTTGTATCCGCAGATGTTCCCTATCTTGATTGTGCCTATAAAATGGTAGAGTATGCAGGGAAACCGAAAATGAAACTGAGTTCCCATAAAAAGACGCTACCGGGACAGAAACAGATCTTTAGAAGGTACGATGGCAATCTTTTTAAAGAGGATATCGTGGATACGTTTGATAGTGCGTATCAAGAGAGCGAGTCTTTAGTACAGAAATGGATGGAAAAGGGAAAACTTTGCCGTGCCTATCCAAAACTTCCTCAAATTAGAGAGTATTTTGAAAAAAGCTTTCAAATGATTCCAACAAATCTCAAAGATATTTATAATGAGAATCCATATATCCCAAAAATAGGTATAAAACTGGAAAAAAAAGCGCAAACGTTGCAGCAATATTTAAAAAAAGGGAACGTTTGA
- a CDS encoding glycine zipper 2TM domain-containing protein, which yields MKRSIALIVSLVIMFVLSGCVQRPYAQEVSPTATHYVMKVQRGTIESIRPVVIKDNGTGAFLGAITGAVLGSMIGKGKGKTLATLGGGLAGAYVGSELAKANAQELTILLDNGEEVVVVVKGLRFYPGERVRIVTKESRVISVEPLR from the coding sequence ATGAAAAGAAGTATAGCCTTGATTGTAAGCTTGGTGATCATGTTTGTATTGAGTGGATGCGTGCAAAGACCATATGCTCAGGAGGTATCTCCAACGGCTACACACTATGTGATGAAAGTGCAAAGAGGTACTATCGAATCGATTCGTCCTGTTGTCATTAAAGACAATGGAACGGGTGCATTTTTAGGTGCTATAACAGGGGCGGTTCTTGGATCAATGATTGGAAAAGGAAAAGGAAAGACTCTTGCTACTCTTGGAGGCGGGCTCGCAGGAGCCTATGTCGGAAGCGAACTTGCGAAAGCAAATGCCCAAGAACTTACAATTTTACTCGATAACGGTGAAGAAGTGGTCGTTGTAGTCAAAGGACTTCGTTTCTATCCGGGTGAGCGAGTCCGAATAGTGACAAAAGAGTCTCGTGTAATTTCCGTGGAGCCCTTACGATAG